The Homo sapiens chromosome 5, GRCh38.p14 Primary Assembly genome includes a window with the following:
- the FST gene encoding follistatin isoform FST344 precursor (isoform FST344 precursor is encoded by transcript variant FST344): protein MVRARHQPGGLCLLLLLLCQFMEDRSAQAGNCWLRQAKNGRCQVLYKTELSKEECCSTGRLSTSWTEEDVNDNTLFKWMIFNGGAPNCIPCKETCENVDCGPGKKCRMNKKNKPRCVCAPDCSNITWKGPVCGLDGKTYRNECALLKARCKEQPELEVQYQGRCKKTCRDVFCPGSSTCVVDQTNNAYCVTCNRICPEPASSEQYLCGNDGVTYSSACHLRKATCLLGRSIGLAYEGKCIKAKSCEDIQCTGGKKCLWDFKVGRGRCSLCDELCPDSKSDEPVCASDNATYASECAMKEAACSSGVLLEVKHSGSCNSISEDTEEEEEDEDQDYSFPISSILEW from the exons ATGGTCCGCGCGAGGCACCAGCCGGGTGGGCTttgcctcctgctgctgctgctctgccagTTCATGGAGGACCGCAGTGCCCAGG CTGGGAACTGCTGGCTCCGTCAAGCGAAGAACGGCCGCTGCCAGGTCCTGTACAAGACCGAACTGAGCAAGGAGGAGTGCTGCAGCACCGGCCGGCTGAGCACCTCGTGGACCGAGGAGGACGTGAATGACAACACACTCTTCAAGTGGATGATTTTCAACGGGGGCGCCCCCAACTGCATCCCCTGTAAAG AAACGTGTGAGAACGTGGACTGTGGACCTGGGAAAAAATGCCGAATGAACAAGAAGAACAAACCCCGCTGCGTCTGCGCCCCGGATTGTTCCAACATCACCTGGAAGGGTCCAGTCTGCGGGCTGGATGGGAAAACCTACCGCAATGAATGTGCACTCCTAAAGGCAAGATGTAAAGAGCAGCCAGAACTGGAAGTCCAGTACCAAGGCAGATGTAAAA AGACTTGTCGGGATGTTTTCTGTCCAGGCAGCTCCACATGTGTGGTGGACCAGACCAATAATGCCTACTGTGTGACCTGTAATCGGATTTGCCCAGAGCCTGCTTCCTCTGAGCAATATCTCTGTGGGAATGATGGAGTCACCTACTCCAGTGCCTGCCACCTGAGAAAGGCTACCTGCCTGCTGGGCAGATCTATTGGATTAGCCTATGAGGGAAAGTGTATCA AAGCAAAGTCCTGTGAAGATATCCAGTGCACTGGTGGGAAAAAATGTTTATGGGATTTCAAGGTTGGGAGAGGCCGGTGTTCCCTCTGTGATGAGCTGTGCCCTGACAGTAAGTCGGATGAGCCTGTCTGTGCCAGTGACAATGCCACTTATGCCAGCGAGTGTGCCATGAAGGAAGCTGCCTGCTCCTCAGGTGTGCTactggaagtaaagcactccggATCTTGCAACT CCATTTCGGAAGACAccgaggaagaggaggaagatgaagaccAGGACTACAGCTTTCCTATATCTTCTATTCTAGAGTGGTAA
- the FST gene encoding follistatin isoform X7, whose product MVRARHQPGGLCLLLLLLCQFMEDRSAQAGNCWLRQAKNGRCQVLYKTELSKEECCSTGRLSTSWTEEDVNDNTLFKWMIFNGGAPNCIPCKETCENVDCGPGKKCRMNKKNKPRCVCAPDCSNITWKGPVCGLDGKTYRNECALLKARCKEQPELEVQYQGRCKKTCRDVFCPGSSTCVVDQTNNAYCVTCNRICPEPASSEQYLCGNDGVTYSSACHLRKATCLLGRSIGLAYEGKCIKAKSCEDIQCTGGKKCLWDFKVGRGRCSLCDELCPDSKSDEPVCASDNATYASECAMKEAACSSGVLLEVKHSGSCNSPLYSPI is encoded by the exons ATGGTCCGCGCGAGGCACCAGCCGGGTGGGCTttgcctcctgctgctgctgctctgccagTTCATGGAGGACCGCAGTGCCCAGG CTGGGAACTGCTGGCTCCGTCAAGCGAAGAACGGCCGCTGCCAGGTCCTGTACAAGACCGAACTGAGCAAGGAGGAGTGCTGCAGCACCGGCCGGCTGAGCACCTCGTGGACCGAGGAGGACGTGAATGACAACACACTCTTCAAGTGGATGATTTTCAACGGGGGCGCCCCCAACTGCATCCCCTGTAAAG AAACGTGTGAGAACGTGGACTGTGGACCTGGGAAAAAATGCCGAATGAACAAGAAGAACAAACCCCGCTGCGTCTGCGCCCCGGATTGTTCCAACATCACCTGGAAGGGTCCAGTCTGCGGGCTGGATGGGAAAACCTACCGCAATGAATGTGCACTCCTAAAGGCAAGATGTAAAGAGCAGCCAGAACTGGAAGTCCAGTACCAAGGCAGATGTAAAA AGACTTGTCGGGATGTTTTCTGTCCAGGCAGCTCCACATGTGTGGTGGACCAGACCAATAATGCCTACTGTGTGACCTGTAATCGGATTTGCCCAGAGCCTGCTTCCTCTGAGCAATATCTCTGTGGGAATGATGGAGTCACCTACTCCAGTGCCTGCCACCTGAGAAAGGCTACCTGCCTGCTGGGCAGATCTATTGGATTAGCCTATGAGGGAAAGTGTATCA AAGCAAAGTCCTGTGAAGATATCCAGTGCACTGGTGGGAAAAAATGTTTATGGGATTTCAAGGTTGGGAGAGGCCGGTGTTCCCTCTGTGATGAGCTGTGCCCTGACAGTAAGTCGGATGAGCCTGTCTGTGCCAGTGACAATGCCACTTATGCCAGCGAGTGTGCCATGAAGGAAGCTGCCTGCTCCTCAGGTGTGCTactggaagtaaagcactccggATCTTGCAACT CTCCCCTGTATTCCCCCATCTAG
- the FST gene encoding follistatin isoform X6 yields MVRARHQPGGLCLLLLLLCQFMEDRSAQAGNCWLRQAKNGRCQVLYKTELSKEECCSTGRLSTSWTEEDVNDNTLFKWMIFNGGAPNCIPCKETCENVDCGPGKKCRMNKKNKPRCVCAPDCSNITWKGPVCGLDGKTYRNECALLKARCKEQPELEVQYQGRCKKTCRDVFCPGSSTCVVDQTNNAYCVTCNRICPEPASSEQYLCGNDGVTYSSACHLRKATCLLGRSIGLAYEGKCISRYSGLRKEKEKTEAKSCEDIQCTGGKKCLWDFKVGRGRCSLCDELCPDSKSDEPVCASDNATYASECAMKEAACSSGVLLEVKHSGSCN; encoded by the exons ATGGTCCGCGCGAGGCACCAGCCGGGTGGGCTttgcctcctgctgctgctgctctgccagTTCATGGAGGACCGCAGTGCCCAGG CTGGGAACTGCTGGCTCCGTCAAGCGAAGAACGGCCGCTGCCAGGTCCTGTACAAGACCGAACTGAGCAAGGAGGAGTGCTGCAGCACCGGCCGGCTGAGCACCTCGTGGACCGAGGAGGACGTGAATGACAACACACTCTTCAAGTGGATGATTTTCAACGGGGGCGCCCCCAACTGCATCCCCTGTAAAG AAACGTGTGAGAACGTGGACTGTGGACCTGGGAAAAAATGCCGAATGAACAAGAAGAACAAACCCCGCTGCGTCTGCGCCCCGGATTGTTCCAACATCACCTGGAAGGGTCCAGTCTGCGGGCTGGATGGGAAAACCTACCGCAATGAATGTGCACTCCTAAAGGCAAGATGTAAAGAGCAGCCAGAACTGGAAGTCCAGTACCAAGGCAGATGTAAAA AGACTTGTCGGGATGTTTTCTGTCCAGGCAGCTCCACATGTGTGGTGGACCAGACCAATAATGCCTACTGTGTGACCTGTAATCGGATTTGCCCAGAGCCTGCTTCCTCTGAGCAATATCTCTGTGGGAATGATGGAGTCACCTACTCCAGTGCCTGCCACCTGAGAAAGGCTACCTGCCTGCTGGGCAGATCTATTGGATTAGCCTATGAGGGAAAGTGTATCAGTAGGTATTCTGGattgaggaaggaaaaagagaaaacag AAGCAAAGTCCTGTGAAGATATCCAGTGCACTGGTGGGAAAAAATGTTTATGGGATTTCAAGGTTGGGAGAGGCCGGTGTTCCCTCTGTGATGAGCTGTGCCCTGACAGTAAGTCGGATGAGCCTGTCTGTGCCAGTGACAATGCCACTTATGCCAGCGAGTGTGCCATGAAGGAAGCTGCCTGCTCCTCAGGTGTGCTactggaagtaaagcactccggATCTTGCAACT GA
- the FST gene encoding follistatin isoform FST317 precursor (isoform FST317 precursor is encoded by transcript variant FST317), producing MVRARHQPGGLCLLLLLLCQFMEDRSAQAGNCWLRQAKNGRCQVLYKTELSKEECCSTGRLSTSWTEEDVNDNTLFKWMIFNGGAPNCIPCKETCENVDCGPGKKCRMNKKNKPRCVCAPDCSNITWKGPVCGLDGKTYRNECALLKARCKEQPELEVQYQGRCKKTCRDVFCPGSSTCVVDQTNNAYCVTCNRICPEPASSEQYLCGNDGVTYSSACHLRKATCLLGRSIGLAYEGKCIKAKSCEDIQCTGGKKCLWDFKVGRGRCSLCDELCPDSKSDEPVCASDNATYASECAMKEAACSSGVLLEVKHSGSCN from the exons ATGGTCCGCGCGAGGCACCAGCCGGGTGGGCTttgcctcctgctgctgctgctctgccagTTCATGGAGGACCGCAGTGCCCAGG CTGGGAACTGCTGGCTCCGTCAAGCGAAGAACGGCCGCTGCCAGGTCCTGTACAAGACCGAACTGAGCAAGGAGGAGTGCTGCAGCACCGGCCGGCTGAGCACCTCGTGGACCGAGGAGGACGTGAATGACAACACACTCTTCAAGTGGATGATTTTCAACGGGGGCGCCCCCAACTGCATCCCCTGTAAAG AAACGTGTGAGAACGTGGACTGTGGACCTGGGAAAAAATGCCGAATGAACAAGAAGAACAAACCCCGCTGCGTCTGCGCCCCGGATTGTTCCAACATCACCTGGAAGGGTCCAGTCTGCGGGCTGGATGGGAAAACCTACCGCAATGAATGTGCACTCCTAAAGGCAAGATGTAAAGAGCAGCCAGAACTGGAAGTCCAGTACCAAGGCAGATGTAAAA AGACTTGTCGGGATGTTTTCTGTCCAGGCAGCTCCACATGTGTGGTGGACCAGACCAATAATGCCTACTGTGTGACCTGTAATCGGATTTGCCCAGAGCCTGCTTCCTCTGAGCAATATCTCTGTGGGAATGATGGAGTCACCTACTCCAGTGCCTGCCACCTGAGAAAGGCTACCTGCCTGCTGGGCAGATCTATTGGATTAGCCTATGAGGGAAAGTGTATCA AAGCAAAGTCCTGTGAAGATATCCAGTGCACTGGTGGGAAAAAATGTTTATGGGATTTCAAGGTTGGGAGAGGCCGGTGTTCCCTCTGTGATGAGCTGTGCCCTGACAGTAAGTCGGATGAGCCTGTCTGTGCCAGTGACAATGCCACTTATGCCAGCGAGTGTGCCATGAAGGAAGCTGCCTGCTCCTCAGGTGTGCTactggaagtaaagcactccggATCTTGCAACT GA
- the FST gene encoding follistatin isoform X5, whose protein sequence is MVRARHQPGGLCLLLLLLCQFMEDRSAQAGNCWLRQAKNGRCQVLYKTELSKEECCSTGRLSTSWTEEDVNDNTLFKWMIFNGGAPNCIPCKETCENVDCGPGKKCRMNKKNKPRCVCAPDCSNITWKGPVCGLDGKTYRNECALLKARCKEQPELEVQYQGRCKKTCRDVFCPGSSTCVVDQTNNAYCVTCNRICPEPASSEQYLCGNDGVTYSSACHLRKATCLLGRSIGLAYEGKCISRYSGLRKEKEKTEAKSCEDIQCTGGKKCLWDFKVGRGRCSLCDELCPDSKSDEPVCASDNATYASECAMKEAACSSGVLLEVKHSGSCNSPLYSPI, encoded by the exons ATGGTCCGCGCGAGGCACCAGCCGGGTGGGCTttgcctcctgctgctgctgctctgccagTTCATGGAGGACCGCAGTGCCCAGG CTGGGAACTGCTGGCTCCGTCAAGCGAAGAACGGCCGCTGCCAGGTCCTGTACAAGACCGAACTGAGCAAGGAGGAGTGCTGCAGCACCGGCCGGCTGAGCACCTCGTGGACCGAGGAGGACGTGAATGACAACACACTCTTCAAGTGGATGATTTTCAACGGGGGCGCCCCCAACTGCATCCCCTGTAAAG AAACGTGTGAGAACGTGGACTGTGGACCTGGGAAAAAATGCCGAATGAACAAGAAGAACAAACCCCGCTGCGTCTGCGCCCCGGATTGTTCCAACATCACCTGGAAGGGTCCAGTCTGCGGGCTGGATGGGAAAACCTACCGCAATGAATGTGCACTCCTAAAGGCAAGATGTAAAGAGCAGCCAGAACTGGAAGTCCAGTACCAAGGCAGATGTAAAA AGACTTGTCGGGATGTTTTCTGTCCAGGCAGCTCCACATGTGTGGTGGACCAGACCAATAATGCCTACTGTGTGACCTGTAATCGGATTTGCCCAGAGCCTGCTTCCTCTGAGCAATATCTCTGTGGGAATGATGGAGTCACCTACTCCAGTGCCTGCCACCTGAGAAAGGCTACCTGCCTGCTGGGCAGATCTATTGGATTAGCCTATGAGGGAAAGTGTATCAGTAGGTATTCTGGattgaggaaggaaaaagagaaaacag AAGCAAAGTCCTGTGAAGATATCCAGTGCACTGGTGGGAAAAAATGTTTATGGGATTTCAAGGTTGGGAGAGGCCGGTGTTCCCTCTGTGATGAGCTGTGCCCTGACAGTAAGTCGGATGAGCCTGTCTGTGCCAGTGACAATGCCACTTATGCCAGCGAGTGTGCCATGAAGGAAGCTGCCTGCTCCTCAGGTGTGCTactggaagtaaagcactccggATCTTGCAACT CTCCCCTGTATTCCCCCATCTAG
- the FST gene encoding follistatin isoform X1: protein MVRARHQPGGLCLLLLLLCQFMEDRSAQAGNCWLRQAKNGRCQVLYKTELSKEECCSTGRLSTSWTEEDVNDNTLFKWMIFNGGAPNCIPCKETCENVDCGPGKKCRMNKKNKPRCVCAPDCSNITWKGPVCGLDGKTYRNECALLKARCKEQPELEVQYQGRCKKTCRDVFCPGSSTCVVDQTNNAYCVTCNRICPEPASSEQYLCGNDGVTYSSACHLRKATCLLGRSIGLAYEGKCISRYSGLRKEKEKTEAKSCEDIQCTGGKKCLWDFKVGRGRCSLCDELCPDSKSDEPVCASDNATYASECAMKEAACSSGVLLEVKHSGSCNSISEDTEEEEEDEDQDYSFPISSILEW from the exons ATGGTCCGCGCGAGGCACCAGCCGGGTGGGCTttgcctcctgctgctgctgctctgccagTTCATGGAGGACCGCAGTGCCCAGG CTGGGAACTGCTGGCTCCGTCAAGCGAAGAACGGCCGCTGCCAGGTCCTGTACAAGACCGAACTGAGCAAGGAGGAGTGCTGCAGCACCGGCCGGCTGAGCACCTCGTGGACCGAGGAGGACGTGAATGACAACACACTCTTCAAGTGGATGATTTTCAACGGGGGCGCCCCCAACTGCATCCCCTGTAAAG AAACGTGTGAGAACGTGGACTGTGGACCTGGGAAAAAATGCCGAATGAACAAGAAGAACAAACCCCGCTGCGTCTGCGCCCCGGATTGTTCCAACATCACCTGGAAGGGTCCAGTCTGCGGGCTGGATGGGAAAACCTACCGCAATGAATGTGCACTCCTAAAGGCAAGATGTAAAGAGCAGCCAGAACTGGAAGTCCAGTACCAAGGCAGATGTAAAA AGACTTGTCGGGATGTTTTCTGTCCAGGCAGCTCCACATGTGTGGTGGACCAGACCAATAATGCCTACTGTGTGACCTGTAATCGGATTTGCCCAGAGCCTGCTTCCTCTGAGCAATATCTCTGTGGGAATGATGGAGTCACCTACTCCAGTGCCTGCCACCTGAGAAAGGCTACCTGCCTGCTGGGCAGATCTATTGGATTAGCCTATGAGGGAAAGTGTATCAGTAGGTATTCTGGattgaggaaggaaaaagagaaaacag AAGCAAAGTCCTGTGAAGATATCCAGTGCACTGGTGGGAAAAAATGTTTATGGGATTTCAAGGTTGGGAGAGGCCGGTGTTCCCTCTGTGATGAGCTGTGCCCTGACAGTAAGTCGGATGAGCCTGTCTGTGCCAGTGACAATGCCACTTATGCCAGCGAGTGTGCCATGAAGGAAGCTGCCTGCTCCTCAGGTGTGCTactggaagtaaagcactccggATCTTGCAACT CCATTTCGGAAGACAccgaggaagaggaggaagatgaagaccAGGACTACAGCTTTCCTATATCTTCTATTCTAGAGTGGTAA
- the FST gene encoding follistatin isoform X8, whose protein sequence is MVRARHQPGGLCLLLLLLCQFMEDRSAQAGNCWLRQAKNGRCQVLYKTELSKEECCSTGRLSTSWTEEDVNDNTLFKWMIFNGGAPNCIPCKETCENVDCGPGKKCRMNKKNKPRCVCAPDCSNITWKGPVCGLDGKTYRNECALLKARCKEQPELEVQYQGRCKKTCRDVFCPGSSTCVVDQTNNAYCVTCNRICPEPASSEQYLCGNDGVTYSSACHLRKATCLLGRSIGLAYEGKCITKSCEDIQCTGGKKCLWDFKVGRGRCSLCDELCPDSKSDEPVCASDNATYASECAMKEAACSSGVLLEVKHSGSCN, encoded by the exons ATGGTCCGCGCGAGGCACCAGCCGGGTGGGCTttgcctcctgctgctgctgctctgccagTTCATGGAGGACCGCAGTGCCCAGG CTGGGAACTGCTGGCTCCGTCAAGCGAAGAACGGCCGCTGCCAGGTCCTGTACAAGACCGAACTGAGCAAGGAGGAGTGCTGCAGCACCGGCCGGCTGAGCACCTCGTGGACCGAGGAGGACGTGAATGACAACACACTCTTCAAGTGGATGATTTTCAACGGGGGCGCCCCCAACTGCATCCCCTGTAAAG AAACGTGTGAGAACGTGGACTGTGGACCTGGGAAAAAATGCCGAATGAACAAGAAGAACAAACCCCGCTGCGTCTGCGCCCCGGATTGTTCCAACATCACCTGGAAGGGTCCAGTCTGCGGGCTGGATGGGAAAACCTACCGCAATGAATGTGCACTCCTAAAGGCAAGATGTAAAGAGCAGCCAGAACTGGAAGTCCAGTACCAAGGCAGATGTAAAA AGACTTGTCGGGATGTTTTCTGTCCAGGCAGCTCCACATGTGTGGTGGACCAGACCAATAATGCCTACTGTGTGACCTGTAATCGGATTTGCCCAGAGCCTGCTTCCTCTGAGCAATATCTCTGTGGGAATGATGGAGTCACCTACTCCAGTGCCTGCCACCTGAGAAAGGCTACCTGCCTGCTGGGCAGATCTATTGGATTAGCCTATGAGGGAAAGTGTATCA CAAAGTCCTGTGAAGATATCCAGTGCACTGGTGGGAAAAAATGTTTATGGGATTTCAAGGTTGGGAGAGGCCGGTGTTCCCTCTGTGATGAGCTGTGCCCTGACAGTAAGTCGGATGAGCCTGTCTGTGCCAGTGACAATGCCACTTATGCCAGCGAGTGTGCCATGAAGGAAGCTGCCTGCTCCTCAGGTGTGCTactggaagtaaagcactccggATCTTGCAACT GA
- the FST gene encoding follistatin isoform X3, whose protein sequence is MVRARHQPGGLCLLLLLLCQFMEDRSAQAGNCWLRQAKNGRCQVLYKTELSKEECCSTGRLSTSWTEEDVNDNTLFKWMIFNGGAPNCIPCKETCENVDCGPGKKCRMNKKNKPRCVCAPDCSNITWKGPVCGLDGKTYRNECALLKARCKEQPELEVQYQGRCKKTCRDVFCPGSSTCVVDQTNNAYCVTCNRICPEPASSEQYLCGNDGVTYSSACHLRKATCLLGRSIGLAYEGKCITKSCEDIQCTGGKKCLWDFKVGRGRCSLCDELCPDSKSDEPVCASDNATYASECAMKEAACSSGVLLEVKHSGSCNSISEDTEEEEEDEDQDYSFPISSILEW, encoded by the exons ATGGTCCGCGCGAGGCACCAGCCGGGTGGGCTttgcctcctgctgctgctgctctgccagTTCATGGAGGACCGCAGTGCCCAGG CTGGGAACTGCTGGCTCCGTCAAGCGAAGAACGGCCGCTGCCAGGTCCTGTACAAGACCGAACTGAGCAAGGAGGAGTGCTGCAGCACCGGCCGGCTGAGCACCTCGTGGACCGAGGAGGACGTGAATGACAACACACTCTTCAAGTGGATGATTTTCAACGGGGGCGCCCCCAACTGCATCCCCTGTAAAG AAACGTGTGAGAACGTGGACTGTGGACCTGGGAAAAAATGCCGAATGAACAAGAAGAACAAACCCCGCTGCGTCTGCGCCCCGGATTGTTCCAACATCACCTGGAAGGGTCCAGTCTGCGGGCTGGATGGGAAAACCTACCGCAATGAATGTGCACTCCTAAAGGCAAGATGTAAAGAGCAGCCAGAACTGGAAGTCCAGTACCAAGGCAGATGTAAAA AGACTTGTCGGGATGTTTTCTGTCCAGGCAGCTCCACATGTGTGGTGGACCAGACCAATAATGCCTACTGTGTGACCTGTAATCGGATTTGCCCAGAGCCTGCTTCCTCTGAGCAATATCTCTGTGGGAATGATGGAGTCACCTACTCCAGTGCCTGCCACCTGAGAAAGGCTACCTGCCTGCTGGGCAGATCTATTGGATTAGCCTATGAGGGAAAGTGTATCA CAAAGTCCTGTGAAGATATCCAGTGCACTGGTGGGAAAAAATGTTTATGGGATTTCAAGGTTGGGAGAGGCCGGTGTTCCCTCTGTGATGAGCTGTGCCCTGACAGTAAGTCGGATGAGCCTGTCTGTGCCAGTGACAATGCCACTTATGCCAGCGAGTGTGCCATGAAGGAAGCTGCCTGCTCCTCAGGTGTGCTactggaagtaaagcactccggATCTTGCAACT CCATTTCGGAAGACAccgaggaagaggaggaagatgaagaccAGGACTACAGCTTTCCTATATCTTCTATTCTAGAGTGGTAA
- the FST gene encoding follistatin isoform X2: protein MGRIKVNSLVKVNASCTCCVWVTAGNCWLRQAKNGRCQVLYKTELSKEECCSTGRLSTSWTEEDVNDNTLFKWMIFNGGAPNCIPCKETCENVDCGPGKKCRMNKKNKPRCVCAPDCSNITWKGPVCGLDGKTYRNECALLKARCKEQPELEVQYQGRCKKTCRDVFCPGSSTCVVDQTNNAYCVTCNRICPEPASSEQYLCGNDGVTYSSACHLRKATCLLGRSIGLAYEGKCISRYSGLRKEKEKTEAKSCEDIQCTGGKKCLWDFKVGRGRCSLCDELCPDSKSDEPVCASDNATYASECAMKEAACSSGVLLEVKHSGSCNSISEDTEEEEEDEDQDYSFPISSILEW, encoded by the exons ATGGGACGAATAAAAGTAAACAGTCTAGTAAAAGTCAATGCAAGCTGCACGTGTTGTGTCTGGGTCACTG CTGGGAACTGCTGGCTCCGTCAAGCGAAGAACGGCCGCTGCCAGGTCCTGTACAAGACCGAACTGAGCAAGGAGGAGTGCTGCAGCACCGGCCGGCTGAGCACCTCGTGGACCGAGGAGGACGTGAATGACAACACACTCTTCAAGTGGATGATTTTCAACGGGGGCGCCCCCAACTGCATCCCCTGTAAAG AAACGTGTGAGAACGTGGACTGTGGACCTGGGAAAAAATGCCGAATGAACAAGAAGAACAAACCCCGCTGCGTCTGCGCCCCGGATTGTTCCAACATCACCTGGAAGGGTCCAGTCTGCGGGCTGGATGGGAAAACCTACCGCAATGAATGTGCACTCCTAAAGGCAAGATGTAAAGAGCAGCCAGAACTGGAAGTCCAGTACCAAGGCAGATGTAAAA AGACTTGTCGGGATGTTTTCTGTCCAGGCAGCTCCACATGTGTGGTGGACCAGACCAATAATGCCTACTGTGTGACCTGTAATCGGATTTGCCCAGAGCCTGCTTCCTCTGAGCAATATCTCTGTGGGAATGATGGAGTCACCTACTCCAGTGCCTGCCACCTGAGAAAGGCTACCTGCCTGCTGGGCAGATCTATTGGATTAGCCTATGAGGGAAAGTGTATCAGTAGGTATTCTGGattgaggaaggaaaaagagaaaacag AAGCAAAGTCCTGTGAAGATATCCAGTGCACTGGTGGGAAAAAATGTTTATGGGATTTCAAGGTTGGGAGAGGCCGGTGTTCCCTCTGTGATGAGCTGTGCCCTGACAGTAAGTCGGATGAGCCTGTCTGTGCCAGTGACAATGCCACTTATGCCAGCGAGTGTGCCATGAAGGAAGCTGCCTGCTCCTCAGGTGTGCTactggaagtaaagcactccggATCTTGCAACT CCATTTCGGAAGACAccgaggaagaggaggaagatgaagaccAGGACTACAGCTTTCCTATATCTTCTATTCTAGAGTGGTAA
- the FST gene encoding follistatin isoform X4, protein MGRIKVNSLVKVNASCTCCVWVTAGNCWLRQAKNGRCQVLYKTELSKEECCSTGRLSTSWTEEDVNDNTLFKWMIFNGGAPNCIPCKETCENVDCGPGKKCRMNKKNKPRCVCAPDCSNITWKGPVCGLDGKTYRNECALLKARCKEQPELEVQYQGRCKKTCRDVFCPGSSTCVVDQTNNAYCVTCNRICPEPASSEQYLCGNDGVTYSSACHLRKATCLLGRSIGLAYEGKCITKSCEDIQCTGGKKCLWDFKVGRGRCSLCDELCPDSKSDEPVCASDNATYASECAMKEAACSSGVLLEVKHSGSCNSISEDTEEEEEDEDQDYSFPISSILEW, encoded by the exons ATGGGACGAATAAAAGTAAACAGTCTAGTAAAAGTCAATGCAAGCTGCACGTGTTGTGTCTGGGTCACTG CTGGGAACTGCTGGCTCCGTCAAGCGAAGAACGGCCGCTGCCAGGTCCTGTACAAGACCGAACTGAGCAAGGAGGAGTGCTGCAGCACCGGCCGGCTGAGCACCTCGTGGACCGAGGAGGACGTGAATGACAACACACTCTTCAAGTGGATGATTTTCAACGGGGGCGCCCCCAACTGCATCCCCTGTAAAG AAACGTGTGAGAACGTGGACTGTGGACCTGGGAAAAAATGCCGAATGAACAAGAAGAACAAACCCCGCTGCGTCTGCGCCCCGGATTGTTCCAACATCACCTGGAAGGGTCCAGTCTGCGGGCTGGATGGGAAAACCTACCGCAATGAATGTGCACTCCTAAAGGCAAGATGTAAAGAGCAGCCAGAACTGGAAGTCCAGTACCAAGGCAGATGTAAAA AGACTTGTCGGGATGTTTTCTGTCCAGGCAGCTCCACATGTGTGGTGGACCAGACCAATAATGCCTACTGTGTGACCTGTAATCGGATTTGCCCAGAGCCTGCTTCCTCTGAGCAATATCTCTGTGGGAATGATGGAGTCACCTACTCCAGTGCCTGCCACCTGAGAAAGGCTACCTGCCTGCTGGGCAGATCTATTGGATTAGCCTATGAGGGAAAGTGTATCA CAAAGTCCTGTGAAGATATCCAGTGCACTGGTGGGAAAAAATGTTTATGGGATTTCAAGGTTGGGAGAGGCCGGTGTTCCCTCTGTGATGAGCTGTGCCCTGACAGTAAGTCGGATGAGCCTGTCTGTGCCAGTGACAATGCCACTTATGCCAGCGAGTGTGCCATGAAGGAAGCTGCCTGCTCCTCAGGTGTGCTactggaagtaaagcactccggATCTTGCAACT CCATTTCGGAAGACAccgaggaagaggaggaagatgaagaccAGGACTACAGCTTTCCTATATCTTCTATTCTAGAGTGGTAA